In Phlebotomus papatasi isolate M1 chromosome 1, Ppap_2.1, whole genome shotgun sequence, the following proteins share a genomic window:
- the LOC129799040 gene encoding alkaline phosphatase-like — translation MGKISGCILATLVATVLSVPVKNSPEVVSVPYSSCIYGEHDPNCRYVPIVPPSHRPTHPMDDPNWIPPTGHPHELYKEYWLQTGQELLQKQLNKNHLNKNIAKNVIIVIGDGMSIPTQAATRVYMGDENVELSFEKFPYAGLSKTYCVNYQVSDSACTGTAFLAGIKNNYGTLGVSAAVPLRNCSAQHDERHHIDSIFKWAQNAGKATGIVTNTRITHATPATAYARSADREWESTAPEGCDDVAKQLIHGDVGSKIKVILGGGWREFVPKSVADSEGNSGFRTDNRNLIEEWLNLRRQNNANGVYVTTRDELLNVDVEETDYLFGLFEHSHMSYALLANKSKEPSLEEMSQRAVEMLRKYPNGYVLLVEGGRIDHAHHQTWARLSLPETVEFHKTVEKLEALTNEEDTLIVVTADHSHTMTIGGYPPRGTDILSKGDFSREDAKPFFTLNYANGLGFFDHFYKTGGRRNPLGMPYRDALFRHPATVPLDYETHGGDDVGVFAIGPWAHLFTGTYEQHLIAHAMMYASCLGDGLKADQCNDASGLSISLAILLTSLSAALIRCLKL, via the exons ATGGGTAAGATTTCGGGGTGTATTTTAGCCACTCTTGTGGCAACGGTATTGAGTGTGCCGGTGAAGAATTCTCCCGAGGTGGTGTCAGTGCCATATAGTTCTTGCATATACGGAGAACATGATCCCAATTGTCGCTACGTGCCAATTGTACCACCGAGTCACAGACCAACTCATCCCATGGATGATCCCAATTGGATTCCACCCACGGGACACCCACATGAATTGTACAAAGAATATTGGCTACAAACAGGTCAAGAATTGCTACAAAAGCAGCTGAATAAGAATCATCTTAACAAAAATATCGCCAAAAATGTAATCATTGTGATTGGCGATGGGATGTCAATACCTACGCAGGCAGCAACTCGGGTCTACATGGGAGACGAGAATGTTGAGCTTTCATTTGAGAAATTCCCCTATGCTGGCCTCTCAAAG ACGTATTGCGTGAATTATCAAGTGTCTGATTCAGCGTGCACAGGAACAGCCTTTCTAGCCGGCATAAAAAACAACTATGGTACTCTGGGGGTTAGTGCGGCCGTGCCATTGAGGAATTGTTCAGCACAGCATGACGAGAGGCACCATATTGACTCCATTTTCAAGTGGGCTCAGAATGCCG GCAAAGCGACGGGTATTGTGACGAATACGAGGATCACCCATGCCACTCCAGCAACTGCGTACGCCAGGTCGGCTGATCGTGAGTGGGAAAGTACAGCACCGGAAGGATGTGACGACGTCGCCAAGCAACTCATTCATGGGGATGTTGGCAGCAAGATTAAG GTGATACTAGGTGGGGGCTGGAGGGAGTTTGTACCAAAATCAGTGGCCGATTCCGAGGGGAATAGTGGCTTCCGGACAGACAATAGGAATTTGATTGAGGAATGGCTGAACCTTAGGCGACAAAATAATGCAAATGGTGTTTATGTTACCACAAGG GATGAATTATTAAATGTCGACGTGGAGGAAACTGATTACTTGTTCGGATTGTTTGAACACTCCCACATGTCGTACGCACTGCTGGCGAATAAATCAAAAGAACCAAGCCTGGAAGAGATGAGCCAGAGAGCTGTAGAGATGCTGAGAAAGTATCCCAATGGATATGTCCTTCTTGTTGAAG GGGGACGAATTGATCATGCCCATCATCAAACTTGGGCTAGATTGTCACTGCCAGAAACAGTGGAATTTCACAAAACTGTGGAGAAACTCGAAGCACTAACAAATGAGGAGGATACCCTGATTGTGGTCACAGCTGATCATTCCCATACAATGACAATTGGAGGATATCCG CCCCGGGGAACCGATATTCTATCGAAGGGGGACTTTTCCCGAGAGGACGCAAAACCCTTTTTCACACTCAACTATGCCAATGGATTGGG ATTTTTCGATCATTTCTACAAGACAGGTGGACGGAGAAATCCCCTTGGAATGCCCTACAGAGACGCACTGTTCCGACATCCTGCCACCGTGCCCCTCGACTATGAAACTCATGGTGGTGACGATGTGGGTGTTTTCGCTATTGGGCCTTGGGCACATCTGTTCACTG GAACTTATGAGCAACACCTCATAGCTCACGCTATGATGTATGCCTCCTGTCTGGGTGACGGACTCAAGGCGGATCAGTGTAATGATGCATCAGGATTAAGTATATCTCTGGCAATTCTCTTGACCTCGTTATCTGCTGCACTAATCCGATGCTTGAAattgtga